One window of the Crateriforma spongiae genome contains the following:
- a CDS encoding Gfo/Idh/MocA family protein, which produces MTAKCNHGRSRRSFIKRAATTASAAFAVPTIIPRHVLASDSSPGANDRINVGIIGMGMRGDQLTRNIPNSGRVVAICDADLRKTEEVTKRNQADWRVYQDYRKLIDQKDIDAVMVATVDHHHVLASILACQAGKDVYCEKPLSLYLREGRALVDAARQYDRVVQTGTQQRTMEMNQFACEFVRDGGIGDIRAVECVNFRGPNPYPAKGLPAEPIPQGVNWDLWQGQAPVHPFHHELFQHWTVKNGRWWGNWRDYANSQVTGMGAHAYDMVQYALGTDQTGPVEFWPVDEGPQARVDFRYANGVHVRLSFPDKEPRRGPQLGAVFTGSKCKMEINRNKYTTNPPDFVSDPPDPELAAKWEGDDLIARGHVDNWFDCIRSREKPNADVEIGHRTASISHLIVITRMLGRRLQWDPETETFPNDDEANALLDRPRRNGWELPEIG; this is translated from the coding sequence ATGACCGCCAAATGCAACCACGGTCGTAGCCGACGAAGTTTCATCAAGCGGGCGGCCACGACGGCATCAGCGGCTTTCGCCGTTCCCACCATCATTCCGCGGCACGTGTTGGCATCGGATTCATCACCCGGTGCCAATGATCGAATCAATGTGGGCATCATTGGCATGGGCATGCGGGGCGATCAATTGACCCGCAACATTCCGAATTCCGGACGTGTCGTGGCGATTTGTGACGCGGATCTTCGCAAAACCGAGGAAGTGACAAAGAGGAATCAAGCCGATTGGCGGGTCTATCAAGACTATCGCAAACTGATTGACCAGAAAGACATCGACGCGGTGATGGTGGCGACCGTCGATCACCATCACGTGTTGGCCAGCATCCTTGCATGCCAAGCCGGAAAAGACGTCTATTGCGAAAAGCCCCTGTCGTTGTATCTGCGCGAAGGCCGTGCCTTGGTTGATGCGGCACGTCAATACGATCGAGTTGTTCAGACGGGTACCCAACAGCGAACGATGGAAATGAACCAGTTCGCGTGCGAGTTTGTCCGTGACGGTGGGATCGGTGACATCCGAGCCGTTGAATGCGTCAACTTTCGAGGCCCCAATCCTTATCCCGCCAAAGGGTTGCCCGCCGAACCGATTCCCCAAGGCGTCAACTGGGATCTATGGCAGGGACAAGCTCCGGTGCATCCATTTCATCACGAATTGTTTCAGCACTGGACCGTCAAGAATGGACGCTGGTGGGGCAACTGGCGTGACTATGCCAATTCGCAGGTCACCGGCATGGGCGCCCATGCCTATGACATGGTGCAGTACGCTTTGGGAACCGATCAAACCGGTCCTGTCGAATTCTGGCCGGTGGATGAAGGCCCGCAAGCACGCGTGGATTTTCGTTATGCCAACGGAGTTCATGTGCGACTGAGCTTTCCAGACAAAGAACCACGACGTGGGCCTCAGTTGGGTGCCGTGTTCACCGGTTCGAAATGCAAGATGGAAATCAATCGCAACAAGTACACCACCAACCCACCAGATTTCGTGTCCGATCCGCCGGATCCGGAACTAGCGGCGAAATGGGAAGGCGACGACTTGATCGCACGCGGCCATGTCGACAACTGGTTTGATTGTATCCGTTCACGTGAAAAGCCCAATGCGGATGTGGAAATCGGACACCGCACGGCCTCGATCAGCCACCTGATCGTCATCACTCGCATGCTGGGACGGCGTTTGCAATGGGACCCCGAAACGGAAACATTTCCCAACGATGACGAAGCCAACGCGTTGCTGGATCGTCCTCGTCGAAACGGTTGGGAATTGCCCGAAATCGGTTGA
- a CDS encoding glycoside hydrolase 5 family protein, giving the protein MNPAKLLLPVLATALLLHPVCVAQQGNTKPDNSIRKRSANKKRQRPTEEILKEFPPVDGRWTVGRANAWYAKQPWLVGCNYYPATAINQIDMWQSSTFDPEQIDKELGWAEDIGMNTLRVYLHDLVWADDEDGFYGRMDQFLDICAKHQIRPFFVFFDDCHFPNPELGPQPLPVRRYHNSGWRNCPARDLAVRFAEGNATVDEDARLRGYVQGTMRRFANDDRVLFWELYNEPGRGKGESGDMAKQKGSKTSMGDRSKRLVHQSWVWAREVNPSQPITSNSAGSVGAGNIAINRANADIHSIHSYSPPVELEELILDYKQDGRPVIITEWLARTRGSTVQDCLPVLKKHHVGAVNWGFVSGKSGTIWPWESRKGKDLVAERRSGNVVAPGEAFPEPELWFHDLLRADGTPFDAQEIQIFKKLTGPRLQTD; this is encoded by the coding sequence ATGAACCCCGCAAAGCTGTTGTTGCCAGTTTTGGCCACCGCACTGTTGTTGCATCCCGTTTGCGTTGCACAGCAGGGAAATACCAAACCCGACAATTCAATCCGCAAGAGATCAGCGAACAAGAAACGGCAGCGGCCAACAGAAGAAATCCTGAAAGAATTTCCGCCGGTCGATGGTCGCTGGACCGTCGGGCGGGCCAACGCATGGTATGCGAAACAACCTTGGTTGGTCGGATGCAACTATTATCCCGCGACGGCGATCAATCAAATCGACATGTGGCAGTCGTCGACGTTTGATCCGGAACAGATCGACAAAGAACTCGGTTGGGCCGAAGACATCGGCATGAATACCCTGCGGGTCTACCTACATGACTTGGTCTGGGCCGATGACGAAGATGGCTTCTACGGACGCATGGACCAGTTCTTGGACATCTGCGCAAAGCACCAAATTCGGCCATTCTTCGTCTTCTTTGACGACTGTCACTTTCCGAATCCCGAACTGGGACCGCAGCCGTTGCCAGTTAGGCGTTACCACAATTCGGGTTGGCGAAACTGTCCGGCGCGTGATCTGGCGGTCAGGTTTGCTGAGGGCAATGCAACCGTCGATGAAGACGCACGTCTGCGTGGTTACGTCCAAGGCACAATGCGACGCTTTGCCAATGACGACCGCGTGTTGTTCTGGGAACTGTACAACGAACCGGGTCGCGGCAAAGGCGAATCGGGAGACATGGCCAAACAAAAGGGCTCGAAAACCAGCATGGGAGATCGATCCAAACGCTTGGTCCACCAGTCTTGGGTGTGGGCACGCGAAGTCAATCCATCGCAACCGATCACCAGCAATTCGGCCGGCAGCGTCGGAGCGGGGAATATCGCAATCAATCGTGCCAATGCTGACATCCATTCCATCCACAGTTACAGCCCTCCGGTGGAACTGGAGGAATTGATTCTGGACTACAAGCAAGACGGGCGTCCTGTGATCATCACCGAGTGGCTAGCACGGACTCGTGGAAGCACGGTCCAAGACTGCTTGCCGGTTCTGAAGAAGCACCATGTCGGCGCGGTCAATTGGGGATTCGTCTCCGGCAAATCAGGAACGATTTGGCCTTGGGAAAGCCGCAAAGGCAAAGACTTGGTTGCCGAACGACGCAGCGGCAACGTGGTGGCCCCCGGCGAAGCCTTTCCGGAACCGGAGTTGTGGTTCCACGATTTGTTGCGTGCTGATGGAACGCCGTTTGACGCCCAAGAGATTCAGATTTTCAAGAAACTGACCGGCCCGAGATTGCAAACCGATTGA
- a CDS encoding uroporphyrinogen decarboxylase family protein, with product MNDDTYAERLQRYRVAMANGTPDRIPIRPFVAEATATIAGMTCQDVTQDYEKAFEAVRVAAKKFGWDAVVPNMVYVWGLIPQLMGTRYLAIPGVGLDANNCFQYKEPPEDQAWMRSDEYQALAADPTGFLLETWMPRTQSRVCGPGQSNTTENNLAWLKGGMAVMQYFNALGQAVQQLRVECQTPAAICGILKSPFDIIADKFRGYLGMTYDLFERPAEVMAAVEALMPHMLEVAKASADPDRVLPVTIWMHRGCVPLINQDQFDRFYWPTLKPIIEELWADGHQTLFYAEGKWHHHWDAFLELPAGSIIVHCDQDDVFEAKKKLGHKFAISGGIPNRLLSFADADDVRRFCKKVIAEVAVDGGYIADAGAIMQNDTSIENLRVMTETFRDFGTYSQSSGSMPVESSIAKPANGRYVGDESDRPAGVVQPWAAVRQDWPEMTGDESVVRSSWQGIDAWAYAFLWHMVVSF from the coding sequence ATGAACGATGACACTTATGCAGAAAGACTGCAGCGTTATCGCGTCGCGATGGCCAACGGCACGCCGGACCGCATCCCGATCCGGCCGTTCGTCGCCGAGGCGACGGCAACGATTGCCGGCATGACGTGCCAAGACGTGACGCAAGATTATGAAAAGGCTTTCGAAGCGGTTCGTGTCGCGGCAAAGAAATTTGGGTGGGACGCGGTCGTTCCAAACATGGTCTACGTCTGGGGGCTGATTCCCCAGTTGATGGGAACACGATACTTGGCCATTCCGGGTGTCGGTTTGGATGCGAACAACTGTTTTCAGTACAAAGAACCGCCGGAAGATCAGGCGTGGATGCGGAGCGACGAATACCAGGCATTAGCTGCCGACCCGACCGGCTTTCTGCTGGAAACGTGGATGCCTCGGACACAGTCTCGCGTCTGCGGGCCGGGTCAGTCCAATACCACGGAGAATAATCTGGCTTGGTTGAAGGGCGGAATGGCGGTCATGCAATACTTCAACGCGCTGGGACAAGCGGTTCAGCAACTGCGCGTCGAGTGTCAAACACCTGCTGCGATTTGCGGGATCTTGAAGAGTCCCTTTGACATCATTGCCGACAAGTTTCGTGGTTATCTGGGGATGACATACGATTTGTTCGAACGCCCGGCCGAAGTCATGGCGGCTGTTGAAGCGTTGATGCCGCATATGCTGGAAGTGGCGAAGGCGTCGGCGGACCCCGATCGTGTGTTGCCCGTCACGATCTGGATGCACCGCGGTTGCGTGCCACTGATCAACCAAGACCAGTTTGATCGATTCTATTGGCCGACACTGAAGCCGATCATTGAAGAACTGTGGGCCGATGGGCATCAAACCCTGTTCTATGCCGAAGGCAAATGGCATCACCATTGGGATGCGTTTTTAGAATTGCCCGCCGGCAGCATCATCGTCCACTGTGATCAAGACGATGTGTTTGAAGCCAAGAAAAAACTGGGACATAAGTTCGCCATTAGCGGCGGGATCCCCAATCGGTTGCTCAGCTTTGCGGACGCCGACGACGTCCGCCGGTTTTGTAAAAAAGTGATCGCCGAGGTCGCCGTCGATGGTGGCTACATTGCCGACGCGGGTGCGATCATGCAGAACGACACGAGTATCGAGAATCTGAGGGTCATGACCGAGACCTTCCGTGATTTCGGGACCTATTCACAGTCCTCGGGCAGCATGCCGGTCGAATCGAGCATCGCAAAGCCTGCCAACGGGCGATACGTGGGTGACGAGTCCGATCGTCCCGCCGGCGTTGTCCAACCATGGGCAGCCGTTCGACAAGATTGGCCGGAAATGACCGGTGACGAATCCGTTGTCCGGTCGTCTTGGCAAGGGATCGACGCTTGGGCTTACGCCTTCCTGTGGCACATGGTCGTGTCGTTCTAA
- a CDS encoding alkyl/aryl-sulfatase gives MHEVRLFDGFKEKPYLTDRRTTPFTFAFPYYSPGQPLLLATIVFLAALQPIIVLGAGDAAARLTAQGKQFEERIFKIADNAYTAVGYSVSNVSMIVGDDGVVIIDTGMTLDDAGRIAEEFRKITDLPVKAIIFTYAHGDHTGGAAAFLGESRPQIWAHENFGSEARGWLSGDLTVQKMRGARQAGFRLPPDQRINNGVAPVRYPKRGGAVFSSDDKTSPTHFLRGDQQSLNIAGIQLELVSSPGETNDQLFVWYPAAKALFAGDNFYRSFPNLYAIRGAPNRSVRLWADSLQKLADHQAQALVGGHTNPVLGAQKV, from the coding sequence TTGCACGAAGTCCGGCTGTTCGATGGTTTCAAAGAAAAGCCGTACTTGACCGACCGTCGCACGACTCCTTTCACCTTCGCTTTCCCCTATTACTCACCAGGACAACCTCTGTTATTGGCAACCATCGTCTTCCTGGCAGCATTGCAGCCGATCATCGTTCTTGGCGCCGGTGATGCCGCAGCGCGATTGACTGCGCAAGGCAAGCAATTCGAAGAGCGTATTTTCAAGATCGCCGATAACGCTTACACGGCAGTCGGCTACAGCGTTTCGAACGTGTCGATGATTGTCGGTGACGACGGGGTGGTGATCATTGATACGGGCATGACTCTGGATGATGCCGGTCGTATCGCCGAGGAATTCCGAAAGATCACGGACCTGCCCGTCAAAGCGATCATCTTCACCTACGCGCACGGCGATCATACCGGCGGTGCAGCCGCATTTCTTGGGGAATCGCGACCTCAGATTTGGGCTCACGAGAATTTCGGCAGTGAGGCACGCGGTTGGCTCAGTGGCGACTTGACGGTGCAAAAGATGCGAGGTGCTCGGCAGGCCGGCTTTCGGCTGCCACCGGATCAACGAATCAATAACGGCGTGGCACCGGTGCGATACCCCAAGCGTGGCGGTGCGGTGTTCTCGTCCGATGACAAGACCAGCCCGACGCATTTTCTGCGAGGGGATCAACAATCATTGAACATCGCTGGGATCCAACTTGAATTGGTCTCGTCGCCCGGTGAAACGAATGACCAGTTATTCGTCTGGTATCCGGCCGCAAAAGCACTGTTCGCTGGTGACAATTTCTATCGCTCGTTCCCCAACCTGTATGCCATTCGTGGGGCTCCCAATCGCAGTGTGCGTCTATGGGCCGACAGCTTACAAAAGTTGGCGGATCATCAGGCCCAAGCTCTTGTCGGTGGTCATACCAACCCGGTGCTTGGTGCACAAAAGGTTTAA
- a CDS encoding alkyl sulfatase dimerization domain-containing protein, translating to MLSDYHNALRFIHDKTVEGMNRGMTPDQLVEYVQLPEDLAGKDYLQPFYGHPEWGIRSVFNGYVGWFDGNATHLFPLSPKSEAQRVADLAGGPDQLTAKAHEAVASGDAQWAAQLADHLLAIEPNDREAKQIKAQALTQLAQDMVNATARNYYLTVAAELRGDLK from the coding sequence GTGCTGTCGGACTATCACAACGCGTTGCGGTTCATTCATGACAAGACCGTCGAAGGGATGAACCGGGGAATGACACCGGATCAGCTGGTCGAATACGTTCAGCTGCCCGAGGACTTGGCCGGAAAAGACTACCTGCAACCGTTTTATGGACATCCCGAATGGGGAATCCGCAGTGTGTTCAACGGATATGTGGGGTGGTTTGACGGTAATGCGACCCATTTGTTTCCGTTGTCACCGAAGTCGGAAGCTCAGCGGGTCGCCGATCTGGCCGGCGGACCGGACCAATTGACCGCCAAGGCGCACGAGGCCGTTGCGTCAGGCGATGCCCAGTGGGCCGCGCAGTTGGCCGATCATTTGTTAGCGATCGAACCCAACGATCGGGAAGCCAAGCAAATCAAAGCCCAAGCGTTGACGCAATTAGCCCAAGACATGGTCAATGCGACAGCCCGGAATTATTACCTGACGGTCGCTGCGGAATTGCGGGGCGATTTGAAATAA
- a CDS encoding peptidylprolyl isomerase yields MATASARHILVETEDACQDLKEQIEGGKDFGAIAAEFSACPSGKSGGELGTFSRGQMVKEFDDVVFTGELNKIHGPVKTQFGYHLIEITKRVD; encoded by the coding sequence ATGGCAACCGCCAGCGCACGTCACATCCTGGTTGAAACCGAAGACGCATGTCAGGACTTGAAGGAACAGATCGAAGGCGGGAAAGACTTCGGCGCCATCGCCGCAGAATTCTCGGCTTGCCCGTCCGGAAAGTCCGGCGGCGAACTGGGGACCTTCAGCCGCGGTCAAATGGTGAAGGAATTTGACGACGTCGTGTTCACCGGCGAGCTGAACAAGATTCACGGCCCCGTGAAGACACAGTTCGGGTACCACCTGATCGAAATCACCAAGCGAGTCGATTGA
- a CDS encoding DUF3472 domain-containing protein, protein MHFRFIASLLLPMIATNAIGVSIVHAKQWQVPVAGNAFLANPNTHDRSLRRDGRLIMRDPGETYSVFFHVSSEVQLKLSIDGRTLGDNSTIGVTIGDRMLDCDLVASPKSSAAIGTVRAPSGYLRVDLQLTDGSDPAQIEQLIVEAASDDLQLDFVKNNDGNMFYWGRRGPSVHLAYRIPRNVDLKYAYSEITVPVGQDPIGSYFMTNGFGEGYFGIQVNSESERRVLFSVWSPFRTDDPSEIPKEDRVVTLSKGTGVIARDFGNEGSGGQSFLRYEWKAGRTYQFLTEVMPDGSGNTRYTSWFGDKDTKEWKLIASFQRPKTDKHLSGFHSFLENFSPALGHVQRSAQYGNQWVCDTQGNWHEVTAAKFTGDNTARGRHRLDFAGGSDGEVFYLKNGGFFSDAVELDQRFQRQSTAHLQPDIDWKNLPR, encoded by the coding sequence ATGCATTTTCGATTCATCGCTTCCTTGCTTCTGCCGATGATTGCCACCAACGCGATCGGAGTATCGATCGTTCATGCAAAACAGTGGCAGGTTCCCGTGGCGGGGAACGCGTTTCTCGCCAATCCGAACACTCATGACCGGTCATTGCGACGTGATGGGCGTTTGATCATGCGTGATCCCGGCGAAACCTATTCGGTATTTTTTCACGTCAGTTCCGAAGTCCAACTGAAGCTGTCGATCGATGGGCGTACGCTTGGCGACAACAGCACGATTGGGGTGACGATCGGTGACCGTATGCTGGACTGTGATTTGGTGGCAAGTCCCAAATCGTCGGCGGCCATTGGAACGGTTCGGGCACCGTCGGGTTACCTGCGTGTCGATTTGCAATTGACCGATGGTTCGGATCCGGCCCAGATCGAGCAATTGATTGTCGAAGCCGCCAGCGATGATTTGCAATTGGACTTTGTCAAGAACAACGACGGCAACATGTTTTACTGGGGACGCCGTGGTCCGTCGGTTCACCTTGCGTATCGGATTCCGCGAAACGTTGACCTGAAGTACGCCTACAGCGAAATCACGGTTCCGGTTGGCCAAGATCCCATCGGCTCGTATTTCATGACCAATGGATTCGGCGAAGGCTACTTCGGCATCCAGGTGAACAGCGAATCTGAACGACGAGTCTTGTTTTCGGTCTGGAGTCCCTTTCGTACCGATGATCCCAGCGAAATCCCGAAGGAAGATCGCGTGGTGACGCTTTCCAAGGGAACCGGTGTGATTGCGAGGGACTTCGGGAACGAAGGATCGGGTGGCCAAAGCTTTCTACGCTACGAATGGAAAGCCGGTCGAACGTATCAATTCTTGACCGAAGTGATGCCCGACGGTTCCGGCAATACGCGATACACGTCGTGGTTCGGCGACAAGGACACGAAGGAATGGAAACTGATCGCAAGTTTCCAACGGCCGAAGACCGACAAGCACCTTTCGGGATTCCATTCGTTCCTAGAAAACTTCTCGCCGGCGCTCGGCCATGTTCAGCGATCAGCCCAATACGGCAATCAATGGGTCTGTGATACCCAAGGCAACTGGCACGAAGTCACCGCCGCGAAGTTCACCGGAGACAACACGGCACGTGGACGACACCGATTAGATTTCGCCGGCGGCAGTGACGGCGAAGTCTTCTATCTAAAAAACGGTGGCTTCTTTTCGGATGCCGTCGAACTAGATCAAAGGTTCCAGCGGCAGTCCACGGCCCACCTTCAACCCGACATCGACTGGAAAAATTTGCCGCGATAG
- a CDS encoding glycoside hydrolase family 97 catalytic domain-containing protein translates to MTRCLPIFFAITCFTLTASPWSHAEFQHPGISHTADDIAFVKAKLASGHQPWADAWKDVRSSRYADLNWNPTPHAHVERGPYNRPNIGSSDFSNDASAAYRHAVLWVLTDNRGHAEKSAEILNAWSSTLRSVSNHDARLLIGMEGYEFCNAAELLKHTWDDWSPSDQDRFARMLREVFYPIIKDFYPSANGNWDASMMQTMLAMGVYLDDQAMFDRGVNYFLSGDGNGAIGNYFKPSGQCQESGRDQAHTQMGLDFLACTAEIAWNQDIDLYAALDHRLLAGFEYTAKYNLGFDVPYEPYRSFEGRYHYKSISDDSRGRLRPMYEKVLNHYEGRLGLNAPYTRMAAIKLRQDFLTQSRPDSRAGVDRDREESPQRRERRRRRHQSSAMETLMFSGQAANPGDDSIVVMSPSQNHAIHFSLISGTPQYQVTYKGQTVLSNSQLGLEIGGGHLRPPYIVEGTETKSQQSSWEPVVGSKSHYPDAFNECIVHLRSSQSDDSDQDYNSQIPRRLTLLFRAYDEGVAFRYVIPDHDGKTELKIESENTEFQFTEDHFVYWDDYPQAEYSKVRLSEMGDHGIRPLLVETDAHFVAIAEAGDLENYAPLSLDRNGPNRLISRFRHGTVSASLPLSTPWRVVMVSEQPGTLVENHYLLQNLSPPCALEDTSWIKPGKVWRSSLTTAGAKAIVDYAAANNYQYVHFDAGWYGPERDAKSNPVTVIDEIDMPEAIRYADEHGIGVICYINKIAMARYDLDNTFRTYRQWGLSGVKMGFVDWRSQSDMRFLFACIRKAAEYELVVDIHDNFRLTGIERTYPHLLTVEGILGNEERASRRNPPQNVLTTSFARMIAGAGDYTPCYLDNRVVSRSFQLALGVVFYSPLQYLHWYDQADRYAGRSFPELEFWKAMPTTWDDSKVIHGVVGESMTVARRSGDQWFVGTIVDEATQQEIPLDFLDTGDYTAKIFAEDPRDKLKVSIHTRNVTADDVINATISQGSGHAVWIFPTNRP, encoded by the coding sequence ATGACTCGTTGCCTACCCATCTTTTTCGCAATCACTTGCTTCACTTTGACAGCGAGTCCCTGGTCACATGCGGAATTCCAACACCCTGGAATCAGCCACACGGCTGATGACATTGCTTTCGTCAAAGCAAAACTGGCTTCCGGCCATCAGCCTTGGGCAGACGCGTGGAAAGACGTGCGGTCGTCGCGGTATGCCGATTTGAATTGGAACCCCACACCACATGCCCATGTCGAACGTGGGCCGTATAACCGACCGAACATCGGTTCATCCGATTTCAGTAATGACGCAAGTGCCGCCTATCGCCACGCCGTCCTGTGGGTATTGACCGACAATCGGGGCCATGCCGAAAAGTCCGCGGAAATTTTGAATGCGTGGTCCAGCACGCTGCGATCCGTGTCCAACCATGACGCGCGTTTGCTGATCGGGATGGAGGGCTATGAGTTTTGCAATGCGGCGGAATTGCTGAAGCACACCTGGGACGATTGGTCACCATCCGACCAAGATCGCTTTGCCCGCATGCTGCGTGAAGTGTTTTACCCAATCATCAAAGACTTCTATCCCTCAGCCAACGGCAATTGGGACGCATCCATGATGCAAACCATGTTGGCGATGGGCGTGTATCTGGATGATCAAGCCATGTTTGATCGTGGGGTAAACTATTTTCTGTCCGGCGACGGCAACGGCGCGATTGGAAACTACTTCAAACCCTCGGGCCAGTGCCAGGAAAGCGGGCGTGACCAAGCGCACACCCAGATGGGCTTGGACTTCCTTGCCTGCACCGCAGAAATCGCTTGGAATCAAGACATCGACTTGTATGCGGCGTTAGACCATCGATTGTTGGCCGGATTTGAATACACGGCAAAGTACAACCTGGGTTTTGATGTCCCGTACGAACCCTACCGAAGCTTCGAGGGTCGTTATCACTACAAGTCCATCTCCGATGACAGTCGTGGACGATTGAGACCGATGTACGAAAAGGTCCTGAATCACTACGAGGGCCGTTTGGGTCTGAATGCACCGTACACGCGGATGGCCGCAATCAAGCTTCGACAAGACTTCCTGACACAGTCCCGTCCGGATAGCCGCGCGGGCGTCGACCGTGATCGCGAAGAATCGCCGCAACGACGCGAACGTAGGCGTCGACGTCATCAGTCGTCCGCCATGGAGACGTTGATGTTTTCCGGGCAAGCGGCGAACCCAGGGGATGATTCGATCGTTGTGATGTCGCCATCGCAAAACCACGCGATCCACTTTTCTTTGATTTCGGGAACGCCACAGTACCAAGTCACCTACAAAGGCCAAACCGTCTTGTCGAACTCACAGCTGGGGCTTGAGATCGGCGGCGGACATCTCCGACCACCCTACATCGTTGAAGGTACCGAAACCAAAAGCCAACAATCCAGTTGGGAACCTGTGGTTGGATCCAAGAGTCATTACCCCGATGCCTTCAATGAGTGCATCGTTCACTTGCGATCATCCCAGTCAGATGACTCAGACCAGGACTATAACAGCCAAATTCCACGGCGTTTGACACTTCTCTTTCGTGCTTATGACGAAGGCGTCGCGTTTCGTTATGTGATTCCGGATCATGATGGCAAGACGGAACTGAAGATCGAATCGGAAAACACAGAGTTTCAGTTCACTGAAGATCACTTTGTCTATTGGGACGATTATCCCCAAGCGGAATACAGCAAAGTCCGTCTATCGGAAATGGGCGACCATGGCATCCGTCCTTTGTTGGTCGAAACCGACGCGCACTTTGTGGCCATCGCTGAAGCAGGCGATCTGGAAAACTACGCCCCGCTGTCGTTGGATCGAAATGGGCCGAACCGTCTGATCAGCCGTTTCCGCCACGGAACGGTTTCCGCATCATTGCCTTTGTCGACACCATGGCGGGTCGTGATGGTTTCCGAACAACCGGGGACGTTGGTCGAAAATCACTACCTGCTGCAAAATCTGTCGCCGCCGTGCGCGTTGGAGGATACTTCATGGATCAAGCCCGGCAAGGTCTGGCGCAGCAGCCTGACGACTGCCGGCGCCAAAGCAATTGTCGATTACGCCGCCGCGAACAATTACCAGTACGTTCACTTTGACGCCGGATGGTACGGTCCGGAACGTGACGCCAAATCGAATCCCGTGACGGTCATTGATGAAATCGATATGCCGGAAGCGATCCGATACGCCGACGAGCACGGAATCGGCGTTATCTGTTACATCAACAAGATCGCGATGGCCAGATATGACTTGGACAATACGTTCCGGACTTACCGGCAATGGGGTCTATCCGGAGTCAAAATGGGATTCGTCGATTGGCGCAGCCAATCAGACATGCGTTTTCTGTTTGCCTGTATTAGAAAGGCGGCGGAATATGAATTGGTCGTGGACATTCACGACAATTTTCGTCTGACGGGCATCGAACGCACCTACCCGCATTTGCTGACCGTCGAAGGCATTTTGGGAAACGAAGAACGAGCGAGTCGTCGCAATCCGCCACAAAACGTCTTGACCACATCCTTTGCTCGGATGATCGCCGGTGCCGGCGATTACACGCCGTGCTACTTGGACAATCGCGTGGTCAGCCGTTCGTTCCAACTGGCGCTGGGCGTGGTCTTTTACAGTCCGCTTCAATACCTGCACTGGTACGACCAGGCCGATCGTTATGCGGGTCGGTCGTTTCCGGAGCTGGAATTTTGGAAAGCGATGCCGACCACTTGGGATGATTCCAAAGTCATCCATGGCGTGGTGGGCGAATCCATGACGGTCGCCCGCCGCAGTGGTGATCAATGGTTCGTGGGAACGATCGTGGACGAAGCGACACAACAGGAAATTCCTTTGGACTTTTTGGATACCGGCGACTACACCGCGAAGATTTTCGCCGAAGATCCACGCGACAAGCTGAAGGTGTCGATTCATACACGAAATGTCACCGCCGACGACGTGATCAACGCGACCATCAGCCAGGGCAGCGGTCATGCGGTCTGGATTTTCCCGACCAACCGGCCGTAG
- a CDS encoding NUDIX domain-containing protein: MLDWIKVAGKLAYDRPTRERLLGYRPVVICLIQSLQRDVFLMVKPAAGRGAWMPPQEGIPPNVSVEQATAQCMDVELGIGKRQLHFRRSVWLGRKAIPEREGSRDVEFSVRPMQGKAYYGALIKVSEDTPIVCNPAEVADHRWMTVDEVRQQLPSNSIRKQQLLHVLFAKLLQTEL, translated from the coding sequence ATGCTTGATTGGATCAAGGTGGCCGGAAAACTGGCCTACGACCGCCCGACACGTGAGCGGTTGTTGGGTTATCGCCCCGTGGTCATCTGCCTGATCCAGTCGCTTCAGCGGGATGTTTTTCTTATGGTCAAGCCCGCGGCCGGACGAGGCGCATGGATGCCACCGCAAGAGGGTATTCCGCCAAACGTGTCCGTCGAGCAGGCAACAGCGCAGTGCATGGACGTGGAACTAGGCATTGGCAAACGACAGTTGCATTTCCGCCGATCGGTCTGGCTGGGTCGCAAGGCCATTCCCGAACGTGAAGGCAGTCGCGATGTCGAATTTTCCGTCCGTCCAATGCAAGGCAAAGCCTATTACGGGGCGCTAATCAAGGTGTCCGAAGATACGCCAATCGTTTGCAATCCGGCGGAGGTTGCCGATCATCGTTGGATGACCGTTGACGAAGTCCGGCAACAGTTGCCGAGCAACTCGATACGAAAACAACAGTTGCTTCATGTGCTGTTTGCAAAGCTGCTGCAGACGGAATTGTAG